In one Chelmon rostratus isolate fCheRos1 chromosome 7, fCheRos1.pri, whole genome shotgun sequence genomic region, the following are encoded:
- the LOC121609216 gene encoding P2Y purinoceptor 3-like, translating to MEHFRICPVSSYYQRILLPVSYSLVFLLGLSLNGALLWCVCCGTRRWSSTAIYMSNLAMADLLYVLAMPPLIIANAMDGLWPFGNVLCKCVRFFFFVNLHCSMMFLTCISVHRFLGVCFPIAAVRHRTKRVALFASGTVWVLAAAEIFPTLVFAHTGVINNVTVCFEMTNPEHFKVYFPYGLFLAVVGFLVPFLVVVTCYCSMMRALYCRAADRISNCRAACMRNKSLYTLLAVCLVFVVCFVPYHVARTVYLFVRVYMPEDCALVNTAMISFKAWKPVVSLNCCANPLLYFFGSGRHREKVRAWLWRRKKRVQPSVCLVDVGSANRSGG from the coding sequence ATGGAGCACTTCCGAATCTGCCCCGTGAGCAGCTACTACCAAAGGATCCTCCTGCCGGTGTCCTACAGCCTTGTGTTCCTGCTGGGCTTGAGCTTAAACGGCGCCCTGCTGTGGTGCGTGTGCTGCGGGACGCGCCGCTGGAGCAGCACGGCCATCTACATGAGCAACCTTGCCATGGCGGATCTGCTCTACGTGCTGGCCATGCCCCCCCTCATCATCGCCAACGCCATGGACGGCCTGTGGCCCTTCGGCAACGTCCTCTGCAAATGCGTCagattcttcttttttgtcaACCTCCACTGCAGCATGATGTTTCTCACTTGCATCAGCGTGCACCGCTTCCTCGGAGTGTGCTTCCCCATCGCCGCTGTGCGCCACAGGACCAAACGGGTCGCCCTCTTTGCGTCGGGCACGGTTTGGGTCCTGGCCGCTGCGGAGATTTTTCCAACACTGGTTTTCGCGCACACCGGTGTGATCAACAACGTGACTGTGTGCTTTGAAATGACGAACCCGGAGCATTTTAAAGTTTACTTCCCATACGGGCTGTTTTTAGCCGTAGTGGGTTTTCTGGTCCCGTTCCTCGTCGTGGTCACCTGTTACTGCTCTATGATGAGGGCGCTTTACTGCAGGGCCGCGGACAGAATCTCTAATTGCAGGGCGGCTTGCATGCGCAACAAGTCCCTGTACACCCTCCTGGCCGTGTGCCTCGTGTTCGTGGTGTGTTTTGTGCCTTATCACGTTGCTCGGACCGTCTACCTGTTTGTGAGGGTCTACATGCCCGAAGACTGTGCTCTGGTGAACACGGCCATGATCTCCTTCAAGGCCTGGAAGCCTGTGGTCAGCCTAAACTGCTGCGCAAATCCCCTCCTCTACTTTTTCGGCTCTGGTCGCCACCGTGAGAAGGTAAGGGCctggctgtggaggaggaagaagagagtgCAGCCCAGCGTGTGTCTGGTGGACGTGGGCAGCGCAAACAGGTCCGGAGGGTAG